Part of the Thunnus maccoyii chromosome 17, fThuMac1.1, whole genome shotgun sequence genome, tttttaacgtGCAAAATGCTAACctgtattttctttctcatttctgcacatCAAACCTGATGCAGGGTTGGTTTGGAGGGGATGAGAAACGTAAGTGTTTGTAATTATTATTCATCCTTAATATATTCATTCAGACATAGCAGCTTCTATTGTTTCCCAAACTTAACATAATCTCCTATATTTCTACCTTCCTTGTTTATTTAGCACCCAGCCggccctcttcctcttcctctgatgCAGATGAGATTGTTAACAAACATAATGAGCTGAGGAGAAGTGTTCAGCCTACTGCTAGCAACATGCTGAAAATGGTAACATTCTGCTAATGcattaaatgcatttcataGTCTCGAAAGCACGGAAAGCTTCACTGGACATCTGTGAAAATATTCTGAACATGAACTTCATTGAGCTTATTTGtccttgatttgatttgatatggCACACTCGTGTAGCATATCaataagaataaaatgatgTTCCAGACAAGCACACAGCATTGAGATGATACGATGTATATAGTTGGTCtacatgtgatgatttaatagctgttctgtcctctgctccTCACAGTCCTGGAGCAGTGAGGCTGCAGCCAATGCTCAAAGATGGGCCAAGACCTGCTCCATGAATCACAGCCCTAAAAGCTCTAGAAGGATCAGCAGTAAGTTACATTATTTTTACTTATTACACCTCTCTTTTTAAACGTAAAACTCAGCCACATCATCACTTTAACAGCTTTGACTGATATGGATAtttatttgacctttttatgccagaaatcacacagaaacagcattttttttcaagcattttaatgttgtgagagtgtaaaatcatctgAAAAGGCATCCTGTTAcattaaaaatccaaactaATACAATTATCTAAGCTTAGCATCTCTTTAAGGCACCGTGTCCACCATATTTATTTAATGGCGGGAAAactcagggaaaaaaatgaactgtgcaatgaaaattaaatgtcatgaCAACTGTTACAGACTGTTTTCATGTAGCAGTGGTCAGGCAGGGGTTCCCAGCATATCAGAGATGGATGACATAACCAGCCAGTGTCcgatatttatttatagagtcTCCCTTAAGTgatccttctcctcctctttgacTGCAGCTAGTGGCTGTGGTGAGAACCTGTACATGTCCAGCTGGAAGAACAGCTGGAGCAACGCCATCCAGGCCTGGTATGACGAGGTGAAGGACTGGCGCTACGGAGTTGGATCTGTGAACGGAGGAGTGGTTGGACACTACACACAGGTGCACTTTTATTCCACAACACTGTAGTACTGCCCATCATCATATGTCAGttctattcaaataaaaatgtgactgCTTGaaagataaatttaaaaaaacatagtGATACACACATTAATGCCACTAGCTCCTGAtgatttcacattttatcaCTTCTGTGCTCAGGTGGTTTGGTACAGGTCTAACAAGATTGGCTGTGCCATGGCCTACTGTCCCAACTCCCAGTACAAGTACTTCTACGTCTGCCAGTACTGCCCACCGTGagcacaaaacttttttttccatgattttTCCATGAAAATTGCAAGTCTTTCCTGAATGTTTACATGATTATTTCATGTTGATTAAGATATTAAGAAGCTATTCTAATGCAAATAATGCTGAAAACATCATTAGAAGCACTTTGTGGTTTACTTGTAATTATTGAAAGATGAATACACCTTACTCAGCTGCATTTAATAGTCATTCAAAAGTGCTTTTCCTCTTAGAGCATATCCGTGACATGTTTGGGCTGATATCCAGCGTGAGTCtttatattgttaatatttgatgCTCTGGCCTACATTACAGTGGAAACTACCAGTTGGCTCGCCCCTACAAGGCAGGACCCACCTGTGGAGACTGCCCCGACGCTTGCGAAGACAAACTGTGCAGTAAGTAGCAAATTAGCAAAGTGTGATCTTCTCatccatttttttaaattagatgGTTAGATTTTATAGTTTagcttatttccattgtggttCCTGATGTAAAGTAAATACAAAGATATATGAGTCCAGGTGACATATGTAGTAGTGACATGATATTACCAACACACTAATATATAATTCAAatatcatttcaaataaaatcatttcaaGTCAAATTTACAAGAATTACATGCAAGTTACAACTCGATTAGTTTAATGGAGCCACCACAGCTTCTCCAAgcacagatggaaagaaaaaaccTATAAGTATCaacattatttaattaatttatgacCATGGTGTTTTGAATCTGTGTTAATTTACTACAtatataaatagatttttttcataaagtACAGATACCATTCAGTTCCTAATATTAGTTTCCTCTTGTCTTTCCACGTTACTTTTCTACTGGATCTTAATCTGATTagtgagagaggaaaacaaTGCTTGGGCCTCATCCACTTTTTTAGATTTAACTCAACCTGTGAGATCATTTCTTCCTCCAGAACATCTTCAAGAAGTAAATTTGTAGGACCTTGACTCCAATCTGAATGGCAGgtcattcatctctctctctctctctcagccaacccCTGTCCTCACACCGACAAGTACTCTAACTGTCCAGAGCTGAAGGAGGAGTGGGGCTGCAGCAACTCAGATGTGGCCTCTTGGTGTCCCGCCTCCTGCAAGTGCACCTCTGAGATTATTTAAATGTCTGTCCACACAGGCTCTGACTCATCAGTCAATTTCAATAAAGATCTGCATCATATAAGATTTGGGTTCATTCTGTGTATCTTCTTACTCACCACCTCCCAAAATATGACCTCTTTCTGCAGTTAGGATATAAATAAGTATTTCCCTCTGGTTTAATACCTCAGGCTGCTTTATCTGTTCAGTAATCAGCAAAGATTAAAAAGGAAATTTACTTTGGCACGCTGCCTCTCTGGACAAACACCTCCTGCAGGGGCAGGTGCTCTTGACTGTAGAGTATATAAGGTGTAAACTcacaaagaggaaggagagcaCAGTTGACAGGGTGGACTTGGCAGAAGTGGAGAGGAAAAGTGAATTCCACAGAGTTTTCCCAAACCTGAGCCAAGAAACATCCACAATTTGGGGTCACGCCACACGCCATGGCtgctaataaaaaaaacaactggtgATAACATCCAGTCCTTTTGTCTTGATGGAATATATTCAAGATTTAAGAATCCTGACTTCCTACTTCATCTTATTAATGATTATGGACAATTAAAACACCCTTTAATTTCAACATGACACACTGATAAGACCTGTTAATACATTTTGGGAGTAGTGGATGATATATGCAATAATCCAAGCTGCCGGGACTCCACAGGAAGCTGAAAGGGTAACTTCCTTTTCAATATGACGGCAACCTGACCTTAAAATAGGTTATCGACAGATTAAATACATTACTTCTCATTTTGAAAGAAGCACGGAGCTACGTAACCAAAGCATATGATGAGCCTCTAAAACAttgtacagttaaaaaaaatctccctcttACCAagttatttcagtctggaatTGAATccttaaagttttattttcttatgaaaagtggggggaaaaaatcctgTTGTCAGTGTAAACCAACTTGTTTCAAGATCAATGTTTTCATCATTGCAGTGCAGTGATGATGCCTTATTTTCTCTcgtttcaaaaaacaaacactaatttCCAGAAAAGTACGAGTTGGTTTAGATTAAAAACAGGTTAAATATTCCTACTGCTCTACCAAATAAGTGTTTTAAAATTCAATCACTGACAGAAATGTTGTCATGAGATTGAGGTTTTTGTGGATTAAGCAGCCAAACACTtgataaagtaattaaaatcaGCTTTACCTCAACCAATGGTGATAAAAATGTGCTCAGacattaatgcatcagtgaTAATGATcctataatatatatgtataacacAATGAAAGGGGCTATTTAACATAACAAgtacaggacttttacttcaACTTTAACTCTTAGTCTTCCTTTGGGAGTCcagaaaaagatgtttgaaGTTGTCGTTATTGGTGGTGGAATTTTCCCTCCGTGACCTGCAGGATGCCCTTTGTCATGTCAGGCTGCAACTTGGCTTTTCTCAACgacatgtttttactttgtctgctcatattaaaaaaaaagaagctccTACTTACCCACATCTGAGGTTGTGAGTGTGCCTCTCCTCAGGGGTCAACCACACATGTTCTGGCTGCACAGCAGGTTCCTGGTTCAAAAAAGGCTGTGTTTGTATGATTTAGCCTCATGCGGTCTACATTCGAGAAGCACAGATGGATCTGTGGGCTCGGCTGGTTGGAATTTATCCAAACTCGATCtgcttagtttttttttttcttttctctccttttttcttagAAAGTGTTTCCATTCAGCTTTTACAGTagaggttgttttcctttttgctcATAAAATAATCTGTTTCCACTTCCACTGAGATTTCCTATTGCCACATTGTTACACGCAATACTATTGTGTTGAAATTAGTTCCTTTTCCATATGATAACAAACCGCtttcactgaaaataaacatggGCTGAATTTCTATAACCTTGTACGCATGCCAGAAGAGACTCACTCTCCATACCATCACATATACATGTAACAGaggtaaagaaaacaaaactggtTTCTGCTCCATCACTGTCTACAATCCCCATGTGGCTGAGGAAGTTGACAGATAAGAGAACCACCTGAAGTGAGTGGACAGATGAGCTGGGAGGAGTGTTATTCCCCCAGCAGAGGGGAGATGGAGATGAGTTTTTCCTCTGCCAGTTGGTTCAGCGATAGCAGAGGTCCTCTGGCTTGGCTGAGCTCGATAAGACTGGCCATGCCATCCTGTGGGCCTTATCAACTCCAGCAGCGAGCCTCAGTCCCAGGGCCAGAAAATGTTTATGACTTTGGCGTCAGTTTGTCTTCCTGAACAGTAGGTTGTGTAATATGGGTAAAATTATCACCATGCTCTCAACTGTTAAAGCTGTTGTagatttttataaaaataaacaatgtaacCAAGTGAAGCCTGCAAGTACCTGCTGCAACAATTGGCCTGCTCTGTAGTTACCTCATCTTAAGTCTCTCAGGCTGAGTTAAAAACAGATAGGACATGTTAACACAGCTTATTACAAATCAGCCAGACAGCCTTCTGCATGTCTGACCACAGAGAAAGTAATCAAGTGCAGATGATACATTTCCCACGCTATCTCTTTGAATTAAAGGATGTTAGAAATGAGGGAGATGAAGAGAAGTGtgaaagacagaagagacaaagagggaaGGAACTGAGTTGGCGGAAACACAAAAGCACTTTTTCATAACGAGAAAAAAAGGCAGGAAGACACTTGGAGATCAGTTACATCAGTCTGTCCAGACCAAAGACATGTTCATTTAGTCTGAGCTGTTATCTCTCAGCATCACGGTCCCTTTGGACTAGAAACAGGATGCTGAAAAAAGGGAGCTCACTCCTTCTGAAAACTG contains:
- the LOC121882798 gene encoding cysteine-rich venom protein TEL1-like, which produces MATYTVTFLCAFFLFAALQVPCGAIFGWFGGDEKPPSRPSSSSSDADEIVNKHNELRRSVQPTASNMLKMSWSSEAAANAQRWAKTCSMNHSPKSSRRISTSGCGENLYMSSWKNSWSNAIQAWYDEVKDWRYGVGSVNGGVVGHYTQVVWYRSNKIGCAMAYCPNSQYKYFYVCQYCPPGNYQLARPYKAGPTCGDCPDACEDKLCTNPCPHTDKYSNCPELKEEWGCSNSDVASWCPASCKCTSEII